One Pseudomonas tolaasii NCPPB 2192 genomic window carries:
- the pfkB gene encoding 1-phosphofructokinase produces the protein MARILCLTLNPALDLTVRLDRLEPGEVNRSETLLTHAAGKGVNVAQVLADLGHLVSVGGFLGDENPQAFEALIARRKFGNAFIRVPGETRSNIKIAERDGRVTDINAPGPLVDEEAQEEMLKLIAIVGPEFDAVVVAGSLPRGVSPQWFQGLVEKIKGLGLKVALDTSGDALRAGLQAGPWLVKPNTEELAETLGNSKDAIRRLHQQGVEHVVVSDGAAGVTWYSPGGVLQATPPKVTVASTVGAGDSLLAGMLHGLLAGDAPEQTLRRATAIAAMAVTQIGFGISDDAQLARLESGVHVRALTEQ, from the coding sequence ATGGCAAGGATTTTATGCCTGACGCTGAACCCGGCGTTGGACCTGACCGTACGCCTGGACCGCCTGGAGCCGGGTGAAGTCAACCGCAGCGAAACCCTGCTGACCCACGCCGCCGGCAAAGGCGTGAATGTGGCGCAGGTGTTGGCGGATCTGGGGCACCTGGTGAGCGTCGGCGGTTTTCTCGGTGATGAGAACCCCCAGGCGTTCGAAGCGTTGATCGCCCGTCGCAAGTTTGGCAATGCCTTCATTCGCGTACCGGGCGAGACGCGCAGCAATATCAAGATTGCCGAGAGGGATGGCCGAGTCACCGATATCAATGCGCCGGGGCCGCTGGTCGATGAAGAGGCGCAAGAGGAAATGCTCAAACTCATCGCCATCGTCGGCCCTGAATTCGATGCGGTGGTGGTGGCAGGCAGCCTGCCGCGGGGTGTCAGCCCTCAGTGGTTTCAGGGCTTGGTGGAAAAAATCAAAGGCCTGGGCTTGAAAGTCGCCCTGGACACCAGCGGCGACGCCTTGCGCGCCGGTCTGCAAGCCGGCCCGTGGCTGGTCAAACCCAACACCGAAGAACTCGCCGAGACACTGGGCAACTCCAAAGACGCCATCCGCCGCCTGCACCAGCAGGGCGTGGAGCATGTGGTGGTCTCCGATGGTGCGGCGGGCGTGACCTGGTACAGCCCGGGTGGTGTGCTGCAGGCAACGCCGCCAAAGGTCACGGTTGCCAGCACCGTGGGCGCGGGCGATTCACTCCTGGCCGGAATGCTTCACGGCTTGCTCGCGGGCGATGCGCCCGAGCAGACCTTGCGCCGCGCCACGGCGATTGCGGCGATGGCGGTGACGCAGATCGGTTTCGGCATCAGCGATGACGCGCAACTGGCGCGTCTCGAAAGCGGCGTCCATGTGCGTGCGTTGACAGAACAATAA